In a single window of the Elaeis guineensis isolate ETL-2024a chromosome 6, EG11, whole genome shotgun sequence genome:
- the LOC105060052 gene encoding glycosyltransferase BC10, whose translation MQPRVLPSEDGKDSSQRTQSRVFPARILKFLTLFVVLGFGFFVFSVYMTRYFDLQTIGFQARPVIKPCIEEEQSDLRRWIKPPRSLMHKMSEEELFWRASFVPQVKKYPFKRVPKVAFMFLTKGPLPLFPLWEKFFKGHEELYSIYIHSLPDYQPNFPPSSVFYNRQIPSKVAEWGKMNMCDAERRLLANALLDLSNEWFVLLSESCIPLYNFSIIYQYLMRSRYSFVGSFDDPGPYGRGRYNLRMAPEIDITQWRKGAQWFEVNRKLAIDIVRDTKYYPKFKEFCKPSCYVDEHYFPTMLTIESPHLIANRTLTWVDWSRGGAHPATFGKGDITEAFLKKIFEGKSCLYNDQPSSVCFLFARKFAPSAMAPLLQFAPSLLGFE comes from the exons ATGCAACCTAGGGTTTTGCCATCGGAGGATGGCAAGGATTCGTCGCAGAGGACCCAATCGAGGGTTTTTCCGGCGAGGATTCTCAAGTTTCTCACGCTGTTCGTGGTTCTGGGTTTTGGATTTTTTGTTTTTAGCGTGTACATGACTCGGTATTTCGACCTTCAGACGATTGGGTTCCAAGCTCGCCCTGTCATCAAGCCCTGCATCGAAGAGGAGCAGAGTGATCTTAGACGTTGGATCAAGCCCCCGCGCAGCCTGATGCACAAGATGAGCGAGGAGGAGCTCTTTTGGCGTGCTTCCTTTGTTCCTCAGGTGAAGAAGTATCCATTCAAGAGGGTTCCGAAGGTTGCCTTCATGTTTTTGACTAAAGGACCTCTGCCCCTCTTTCCACTTTGGGAGAAGTTCTTTAAAGGCCATGAAGAGCTTTACTCCATTTACATTCATTCCCTTCCAGATTACCAGCCCAACTTCCCGCCATCTTCTGTGTTTTATAACAGGCAGATCCCTAGCAAG GTGGCTGAGTGGGGGAAGATGAACATGTGCGATGCAGAGAGGCGGCTCCTTGCAAATGCATTGCTTGATCTATCCAATGAATGGTTTGTCCTGCTTTCAGAGTCATGCATTCCTCTGTACAACTTCAGCATTATCTACCAATACTTGATGAGGTCTAGGTACAGTTTTGTTGGGTCATTTGATGATCCTGGTCCCTATGGAAGGGGACGGTACAACCTGAGGATGGCACCTGAGATCGACATTACACAGTGGCGTAAAGGGGCTCAGTGGTTTGAAGTGAATCGAAAACTGGCAATCGATATAGTCAGAGACACCAAATATTAcccaaaatttaaagaattctgCAAGCCATCATGCTATGTGGACGAGCACTACTTTCCCACCATGCTCACAATAGAGTCGCCACATCTTATAGCAAATAGAACTTTAACCTGGGTGGACTGGTCGAGGGGTGGGGCTCACCCTGCAACCTTTGGAAAGGGAGATATTACTGAAGCATTTTTAAAGAAGATTTTTGAGGGTAAGAGCTGTTTATACAACGACCAGCCTTCATCAGTTTGTTTCCTTTTTGCTCGGAAGTTTGCTCCAAGCGCCATGGCGCCTTTGCTACAATTTGCACCCAGTTTGCTTGGGTTTGAATAA